The sequence CTTGCTCTGAGCTTGGTGCTTGCTTCTCTTCAGACACAGCTCGGAGCTACCTACATTTAGGCTTGACCTTGACTGGGCCTCTTGGGAGTCTCTTTTTAGCCAAGATCTCCAGCCAGACCTGTGAGTCCTGGGGTCCTGGTGGGGGATGGTGGCTGGGGataaggggaaggggagggacccGGGGACAGGGGCTTGCTTCGAGTCCTGGAGAGgtgagagaagaggagagggcaGGGACACTGGAGAATTTGGGGTTGGGGCTGAGGCCAGGGGCCAAGTCAGGGGAAGGACAATTGGGGGTAGGACGGGGTTTGAAAGCCAGCCTCAAGTTTAGGAACAGGGGTTGAGCCAGGTCCCTGACAGGGGCTAtttgggtggggtggaggggtgggctggggatgAGAACTGCAGTTGAGGCTGCCTTTGGGCCTGAAAGGGagtctccctttctcccttggccTGAGCCAGAGTCCCTTTCTGTGTGGGTTGAGAGGCCTCTAGAGGTTGGGCCCGGGTCTCGCGTCCCTGACGGACCCCTCCTCCACGCAGGCCCGCCATGTCGGCCGCGCCCGGCCTCCTGCACCAGGAGCTGTCCTGCCCGCTGTGCCTGCAGCTGTTCGACGCGCCCGTGACTGCCGAGTGCGGCCACAGCTTCTGTCGCGCCTGCCTGAGCCGCGTGGCCGGGGAGCCGGCGGCGGATGGCACGGTGCTCTGCCCGAGCTGTCAGGCCCCCACGCGGCCGCAGGCTCTCAGCACCAACCTGCAGCTGGCGCGTCTGGTGGAGGGGCTGGCGCAGGTGCCGCAGGGCCACTGCGAGGAGCACCTGGACCCTCTGAGCATCTACTGCGAGCAGGACCGCGCGCTCGTGTGCGGCGTGTGCGCCTCACTCGGCTCCCACCGCGGCCACCGCCTGCTGCCGGCCGCCGAAGCCCACGCGCGCCTCAAGGTGCGGGACCCTCCGGCGGGGTTCGGGgtcggatgagatggttggacgggtTGGGGTCGGGCCATTCCGGCCTCAACTTCAGGGCCCGGGGCCCCTGGAGGTGCCAGGGacgcgggcggggcggggcggctaGGGAAGATGAGCTGAAGGCGGAGCCTGGCGGAGACCAGAGCCTGGAAGAAGTGCTCGGAGACCGGCCTCGGCGAGACGAGTGCGGTCGCTGGAGCACACGCGGGGATGCGAGGAGCGCAGCGGCAGAGCGGAGTCTGCCTCGCTGGGGCCCTAGCAGAGGACAGGGTCGGTGCCTGCGGCCCACGCGAACAGGCTCGGCTGCTGGGCATAGACCTGGATAAGAGGAGCCTCGCTGTCCAGGACCGCCCAGCTCCCGCGCCCCTGGAGCTGCCAAACTTGTAATGACCTGACAGTTATCAGATGGAGCCTCACCTGGGAGGCCAAGGCACGCCTGCGCGCGCAACTCTGTGCACAGCCCCGGGTTGGTACCGAGACCCAAGTGCAGGCTGTTTTTGTGGTTGGAGCTGGAAGTTCTGTACGCCTCCAGACTCCACACACAGTGTGCGTGCCCCGAGGTTTGCCATCTCCGCGGATGCCCAGACACTGGCAAATGGAGACGCAGGCACACGCTGGCTCGCCTGGCGTACGTGTGGCAGATCACATGCGTGTTGAGCTACAGTAGTGTAGCACAGGACAGGCCCGGGGAGATATGTCATGAAGCCATTTATAGGGTTGTTGGAAGAATAAACGACAGGTGCAAGGCCTGGCGGAGGCAGGGTCCAGAGGCTCGGAGCAGTCCACAGTCTCTGCGATGGAGAAGCTGCCACTCTCTGCTCCAGGCGGTTGTTGAGAGTGGGGGGCGGGTAATCTTTGCCCATAAGCTTCAGCGTTGCAAGACACATCTCCTTAGTCTCCAGACTTCTAGATGGGGTAGACCCCGCCCTTAAGCCCCCCCAATCCTCCAGGGGCCCAGCCTCACCGTCCCTCCTGCTCCAGCCTTGCCAGTCCCTCGGGGTGCTGGCTGGTAGTCTCCTAGCCCACTGCAGGAGGCTTCTCCTCCCAGGAGCCCACCCAACCCAGGCTCCCCTCTGCTGGTGACCCCAGAACGCCTATCCTCATCCATCTttatctgcaaaaagagaagagagtcCATGAAGTGGAACAGGGCACCAGGGAGCCCAGAAGCCTCAAAGGGGCAGGCGGGTTAGGATACAGTCTTTCAGAGTCTGCATCAGTCCACCCTTAGCCCCAGGGAGGGGGTAGCTAGAGGTCTGAAGTAGAGATACCTGAAAGgagggggaaaagtgaaagtgtgtctgactctgtgaccccatggactgtagcctgccaggctcctctgtccatggaagtttccaggcaagaataatggagtgggttgccatttccttctccagggaatcttcccaacctagggatcgaacccacgacttccacgttgcaggcagattctttatcatcggAGCCACATGAGGGACAAGAAACCTGGGGTAGGGCAGAACACCTGGGTCCTTGGGAAGGAAGAGGGGTTGGTCCAGAGACCATGTGCCAAGACTCAAGAGTGGTTGAATGGGATCTGCTGGGCAACGGGGGACTCACAACCCCCAAAGTAATGTGGCCTCCTGCTTGCCTTGGAGTAGAAGGACACCAGCCTGTCGGTGAGACCCATCGTGCACTGTGTTGAGCACTGCTCCCCACACCTCCTCACCACGGGATGTTCCAAGAGGCTTCTCTGTTCAGCCCCCAGCCTCTAGGGTGCCGTCGTGCTTGGTCTCCATGGCTCAGCTCTGTCACCCATGAACCTCGAACAGCTGAGAGCCTCCAGGGCCACCCTGCCCAGCAGCAGACAGGGCTGTGGCCCTGGAAGATGTCTGGGGAAGGAGACTAACCTGGCAGCTGGCCGCAGTAGCCCATGGTCCAATTTCGGTGGGGATTTATAGCAAACAGTGCCTAGAGGGTCTCCTAGTTTCCTttaggggaggtggggaggaggctgcCAATTTGTCCCAAAAATCACAGGTAAGGTAGGTGGGGGATAACCGTTCCCATTCTGCAAAAGAGGAAAATTGAGGTTGGAAGTCAGGGCGGCAGGACTGGAACAGTCTGATTCCAGGGCCGTGCACCTCCCAGCAAACTGGCTTTGGCTGGAGGTATTAGGAACTCCCCTATGCCTGCATTTCAGGATCCCAAACTGACAGACCTAGAGTAAGAGCTGGCCCACAGGTTTGTTTGGTTTGTCCATGCAGAAGACATTCTTTTTAagcttttggccatgctgcactgcctgtgggatcttagttcctcaaccagggatagaacctacaccccctgcattggcagctgagagtcttaaccattgggccaccagggaagtcccagaagacaTTTTTATTCAATTGCCGACCCTCAGAACCAGGGAAACTCTGtttggtggctcaaacagtaaagaatccgcctgcaatgcaggagacctgggttcgatccctgggtcaggaagaactcctggagaagagaatggctccagtattcttgcctggagaatcccatggacagaggagcctggtgggtccatggggttgcaaagagttggacacgactgagcaactcacattaCACTACCACCCTTAGAGCCTACAAGTGTCCAGGGAGGCTGGTTAGAGGGTTTTGCTAAGATTCTGCTTTTAGGTATAGGGTGAAGGGCAGGAATAGGAGGCTGCCTGTCTGCTGTACACATCCTCCACTACCCCCATGAAACCCGCTATATGCCAAGCCCTTACCTCTCTGGGGGAGGAGACCCAACTACATCTGTGATAATCGTCTTCCCAAAGATCTATGCTGAAGGGCTGCCTGCTGGGGGGATGCAATCCGGAAAGACAAGGCTGGGGAGGACTTAATGGAGATAGACAATGGGAGGGGAGGACATTCCAGACCTCAGAACCGGTACTGGCAAGTGCTTGAGACCAGCAAGTGTGTTTGGGGGATGATAAGTTGCCAGCATGGCTGGAAGAGGAGCTGGCATTGAGGCTGAGCCAGAGGGGGCAGGTTAAGGTGGGGAGGTATGGGTTTGGTGGGGGAGGTGGGCGGTAGCATCACTTCTTTATatctgccctccccccaccagaCCCAGCTCCCACAGCAGAAGATGCAGCTGCAGGAGGCTTGTATGCGGAAGGAGAAGAGTGTGGCCCTGCTGGAGCATCAGCTGCTGGAAGTGGAGGTGAGGGACTCGTCCCAGCAAAGCCCGGGGACTGGGGGTCCAGGCTGGGGGTCCCCAGGCAAATGCTCTTTCCTGTCTGCCCCCCCAGGAGACGGTGCGTCAGTTCAGGGGGGCAGTGGGGGAACAACTGGGCAAGATGCGTTTGTTCCTGGCTGCCCTGGAAGGCTCCTTGGATCGTGAAGCCGAGCGAGTGCGGGGTGAGGCGGGAGTCGCCTTGCGACGGGAGCTGGGGAGCCTGAACTCTTACCTGGAGCAGCTGCGGCAGATGGAGAAGGTGCTGGAGGAGGTGGCAGACAAGCCTCAGACAGAGTTCCTCATGGTGAGCATTGGATGGCTTCCCTCTGCCCCTCAGCCAGGGTTTAGGCTTTGGAGACCTCATTCCGTTGTCACATAGGGACCCCAAGGTACAGAGACAGGCAGGGATGAGCCAGGGTCACACACCTAGGAGGGGTGCGCCCCAGGATGGCCCTTCTGGTTGTTTAGGTGGGGCACTGCCCAAGGACGCTGTATCTAAGAGGGCATCATTTGTATCATAGACCTTGTAGGTCTGCATTTTTATTAGGACACTTTATCAGGTGGGATTAGTTTCTTTAGGAAGGGTGTATTTTTTCTAATTCACGCAGCAGTAAAGGGCTAGGGGTGGCCTTGAATTCTgggtttcttttgtcttttctgattCTTCCTGACCCCGCACCCAGCATTTTTGTGTTCTGCCCCAGCCTCAGAAGCCCCCCAGTGTCCCCCTTGCCTGCTCATCtccattctctttttctctctttccagaAATACTGCCTGGTGACCAGCAGGTGAGATCAGCCTGGCCCTGCCCCTGTTCCCATCCTGCCCTTGTCTGCCAGGGACACTGGCTggttcaccctctcctcccattcAGTCCACTGGGATTCCCCTGCACTTTGTGTGGACATGAACTTGACCTGTCTTTCTCCTCAGGGACCTCCCAGACCACTGCTGGAGACAGATGTGGCCAGGGACACAGGCATCACTCAGTGCTGCTgttgcggggtgggggtggggggtggtggcggGGCCAGGCTTTCCAAAGGTGTGCATATTAGAGCTGGATGCTGAAGGAgtgaacaggcttcccaggtggcgctggtggtaaagaacccgcctgccaatgcaggagacgcggattggatccctgggttggaaagatcccctggaggagggcatggcaacccactccaatattcttgcctagaaaatcccatggacagaggaggctggtgggctactgtccatagggttgcaaagagtcagacatgactgaagcgacatagcatgcAAGTAAAGAGTTGGTAGAAGAGCAttggaggcagagggaacagcaagtgcagaCTGCTAAGAGGAAGCGAAGATGAAGCTGGTGTGGCTGGAGGGGGCCAAACTGTGAAGGGGGGAGGAGCTGGACCTTATCCCAAGAGAAGGCTTTGAAAAAATACTGGTAaaatatacatgggcttccctggtggcttagtggtaaagaatctgcttgccaatgcaggagacatggattcaatccctgggtcaggaagatcccctggaggaggaaatggcaacccactccagtattcttgcctggaaaatcccatggactaaccctaacccagttcaattcagttgctcagttgtgtccatctttgtgaccccagggactgtagcacgccaggttttcctgtctatcaccaacccctggagcttgttcaaactcatgtccatcgagtcagtgatgccatccaaccatctcatcctctgtcatcccgttctcctgccttcaatctttcccagcatcagtgtttttttccaataagtcagttctttgcctcaggtagccaaagtattggagtttcagcttcagcatcagtccttccaatgaatattcaggactgatttcctttagaattggctggtttgatctcctacaatccatgggcttgcaaaagagttggacatgacttagagactaaaccacaaaaataacaaaatatacataacataaaatttaccattttaaccaagtttttttctttttctctttgcctcactgcgtggcttgcaggatcttagtttcctgaccagggatcggcAGTGAAAGggaagagtcctaaccactgggctgccaggaaattccccattttaaccttttttttttagggtACATTTTAAGtgcagtggcattaagtacattcacattgttgtgtatCTATCACCACCATCCTCTCCACacctttttcatctttccaaacaaatgaaaacagaagggCTTTCAACCAGGGTATGATGAGGGGGGGCACATCCTGGAACTTGACCACAGCTCCTTCCTCCTGTCTTCTGGGTACTGCCCCTTGGCCTCCCCCTACTCTGTGCCTCTTCCAGGGAGTCCCTTCACTgacccttcctcccctctccccacccccaggctgcaGAAGATCCTGGCAGAGTCACCACCACCTGCCCGTCTGGACATCCAGCTGCCCATCATCTCAgatgacttcaaattccaggtgTGGAGGAAGATGTTCCGGGCTCTGATGCCAGGTACTGGGAGGGGCCAACCCTGGGTTTGTGCTTGTGATGGTGTGGTTGATGGGAGGCCCCAGCCGCAAACAGAGAGGCCTCTCAATCCCAACTGGGGAGGTCACCCTAGAAGGTGCCCACTGCCCCTTTCCCTCGGGGTTAGCACCCTTGTAACCTGTGCTCAGAGAAGGACTTTAAAGGGCATGGGGTTTTCAGGTGGGTGATTGACATGGAGAgggcactgcttttttttttggctgtgccactgGATCTTAGCTGGGGCATGAGGGCTCTtccatcttcactgtggcacatggaatctttagttCCTGGCTATAGgatttagttctccaaccaggatcaaacctcaggcaccctgcattgggagtgcagagtcttagccactggaccacaagggaagtcctgctTACTGAAAGGATGCTGCTGCCGGCAGCAGGGGAagctggggcctgggtttgagccctgcaAGACCCATGGACCGTACCTGCCCCTGCCGTGCCCCACCAGTGGGGACGATATGCCCTGCTCACTGGGAGCTGAGGACCTGCGGAGCTGGAACCGTGGGGTCAGACACTGACTCTGGCCTGTGGCCCGGGAGACCCAAGGGCTTCTTCTCCGCAAGAGATAGAGCCCACTGGGGAGTTAGAGCTCCAGGCAATGTATACCTGGCCTCACTGGGGGGAATGAAGGGACCTCTGCTTTAGCCAAGAGAAGACTAAGGCCCAGAGACTGGTCAAACCTGACTTGGTCACACAGCCGGGTGAGGTTGAGACTAGCTTAGGATCAGGCTTCCTGACTATCTCCTGCTCTAAGGCCTTAGATGGTGAGTGCCATGGCCTTGTATCCACTTAGTCCTCCCCACAACCCTGGAAGGAGGGAATTATGGCCTCATTTTACAGCTGAACAAATTGAAGCCCTGAGAGGTGTGGCCTTTGGCCCGAGTCAGTAAGCGGAGGCGGGCTCACTGCCCAGAGATGCTGGGAGGATGAGAGGAGCTGCACCCCCAGCAGGCGGGTTGGGAGAAGGCTCGAAGGGAAGCCCACGCTCAGGGTCTGATCCGCTTCCTTTCGGTGGCAGCGCTGCAGGAGCTGACCTTTGACCCGAGCACGGCCCACCCGAGCCTGGTGCTGTCCAATTCGGGCCGCTGCGTGGAGTGCTCGGAGCAGAAGGCGCCGCCGGCCGGAGAGGACCCCTGCCAGTTCGACAAGGCTGTGGCGGTGGTGACGCACCAGCTGCTCTCAGAGGGCGAGCACTactgggaggtggaggtgggcGACAAGCCGCGCTGGGCGCTGGGCGTGATCGGCGCCCAGGCCGGTCGCCGCGGCCGGCTGCACGCGGTGCCCTcgcaggggctctggctgctcgGGCTGCGCGACGGCAAGATCCTGGAGGCTCACGTCGAAGCCAAGGAGCCGCGCGCGCTGCGCACCCCGGAGAGGCGGCCCACGCGCATCGGGATCTACTTGAGCTTCGGCGACGGCGTCCTCTCCTTCTACGACGCCAGCGACCCCGACGCGCTGGAGCTGCTCTTCGCCTTCCATGAGCGCCTGCCGGGGCCCGTGTACCCCTTCTTCGATGTGTGCTGGCACGACAAGGGCAAAAATGCGCAGCCGCTGCTGCTCGTGGGGCCCGAAGTCAGCGGCGGCTCCGGCTCGGAGGCTTGAGCTGCCCGTCGGGTTCGGGGAGGGGTGAGGGGCCCTGCCGGCCTGGTCGGGGTCGCCGGGGTTGAAGGCAGGGTGGAGGGGGTTGGGGACGGGACTCCAAACATTCTGAGAAGTTGGGGGTTGGCATGTGCTGGAGACAGCCAGCCAGGGGTTGGGGTGGTAATGGGAAGGGGAGACCTGAAGTCAGGTCAATGGAGAAACTCTAGCTGGCGAACTGGGAAGTCCCAGCGATCGGGGAAGAAGTTGAGATTGAGGAAGGGTCAGGGGgcttggggaggagagaggggagcagCTGGAGAACTCTGTGGGAGTCAGGAGGCCCGGAAGCCTCCCGCTCCTTTCCGCCTTGGGGGGCCTCCGAGGTCTGGTCTGGTCTCACCACCGCAAGAGGCCTTCCACTGGGGTGATTCTCCAACTGGAGCATTTGTACCAAAATCACCTTTTCAAAGCACCTCGGAATGCCTTGGCTAAA is a genomic window of Bubalus kerabau isolate K-KA32 ecotype Philippines breed swamp buffalo chromosome 23, PCC_UOA_SB_1v2, whole genome shotgun sequence containing:
- the TRIM72 gene encoding tripartite motif-containing protein 72, with product MSAAPGLLHQELSCPLCLQLFDAPVTAECGHSFCRACLSRVAGEPAADGTVLCPSCQAPTRPQALSTNLQLARLVEGLAQVPQGHCEEHLDPLSIYCEQDRALVCGVCASLGSHRGHRLLPAAEAHARLKTQLPQQKMQLQEACMRKEKSVALLEHQLLEVEETVRQFRGAVGEQLGKMRLFLAALEGSLDREAERVRGEAGVALRRELGSLNSYLEQLRQMEKVLEEVADKPQTEFLMKYCLVTSRLQKILAESPPPARLDIQLPIISDDFKFQVWRKMFRALMPALQELTFDPSTAHPSLVLSNSGRCVECSEQKAPPAGEDPCQFDKAVAVVTHQLLSEGEHYWEVEVGDKPRWALGVIGAQAGRRGRLHAVPSQGLWLLGLRDGKILEAHVEAKEPRALRTPERRPTRIGIYLSFGDGVLSFYDASDPDALELLFAFHERLPGPVYPFFDVCWHDKGKNAQPLLLVGPEVSGGSGSEA